In Aerosakkonema funiforme FACHB-1375, the DNA window ACGAAACCCGCTCAGTTGGTCGCTCAAGCGGCTATTTGACTGGTGCATGGCGGCAATACTGCTGTTAGTCTTCAGTCCAGTCATGCTGGGGCTGGTTTTGCTAATGCGGAGAGATTCTGCTGGGCCGATTTTATCCTGGCAGTGGCGTGTGGGAGAGCGGGGTAAGTTGTTCCGCATCCTCAAGTTTCGCACGACAGCCGAGAAGGAAGATGGAGTAGTTGCGATCGCACCCCTAGCGCGTTGGATGCTCAAGTACAACCTAGACAAACTACCCCAGTTGTTCAACGTGCTGCGAGGCGAGATGAGTTTGGTAGGGCCACGTCCCTATAATTTACACGATGCAGCGCGGATCGGCCCTGAAGGTTTGCGACGGCTGAATGCGCTACCGGGAATCGCAGGAGATTGGTTAGTGCAAGCGAGAGCGAACTGGCGAGATTTGGAAGCGCTAAATTACCGCGATTTGGAATACTTACGCAGTTGGTCTCTCTGGCAAGATTTGAAAATCTTACCTCTGACGATGATCAAAGTTTTCTCCAGCTTTAGCGCTTACTAATCCACACAACAACTCTTTTGCAAACCCTTATGCGTTTCCAATCGCCCGTACCAATTCGCAATCTGCTCAAAGCGACAAAGTTCTGGCAAGACAACTATATTATTCTGCGAGAATTCAAATATTTTCGTCGGGTTGCAGTTTTGGCTCTGCTGTTCACGTCGATCGCAGCAGTATTTGAGGCATTTGGCGTTGGTTTTCTCTTAGCATTTTTGCAAAGTTTGACCGATCCGAACGCAG includes these proteins:
- the hepC gene encoding heterocyst development glycosyltransferase HepC — encoded protein: MKSSSSPTLQISYPGDRRWRDRQPSRYALKWRQNQLLVSLAKDDKQRYLPDLDDERSLAECLQHSPVRLVRIDPRLGETKLRLWADACWQAHKPVFLRLPTTSELPGKRNPLSWSLKRLFDWCMAAILLLVFSPVMLGLVLLMRRDSAGPILSWQWRVGERGKLFRILKFRTTAEKEDGVVAIAPLARWMLKYNLDKLPQLFNVLRGEMSLVGPRPYNLHDAARIGPEGLRRLNALPGIAGDWLVQARANWRDLEALNYRDLEYLRSWSLWQDLKILPLTMIKVFSSFSAY